In Rhodobacter sp. 24-YEA-8, the following are encoded in one genomic region:
- a CDS encoding paraquat-inducible protein A: MRWLNLSLLVLFPIAWFAPLMRAALLPLFGMDEISVITGLQTLWGTDPALALLVTFLAVFAPYLKTIGLALLQFDLLSRAVLPVLQFLGKLAMADVFLIALYILVAKGAGWVTIETAWGLWLFTLCVLTSILIAWDAGRIPGTERPAND, translated from the coding sequence ATGCGCTGGCTCAATCTCTCGCTTCTGGTTCTCTTCCCCATCGCCTGGTTCGCACCGCTGATGCGCGCGGCCTTGCTGCCGCTGTTCGGCATGGATGAGATATCCGTCATCACCGGGTTGCAAACGCTCTGGGGCACGGATCCCGCCCTTGCCTTGCTGGTGACCTTTCTTGCGGTGTTTGCGCCCTATCTCAAAACCATCGGACTTGCGCTTTTACAGTTTGACCTGCTTTCCCGCGCCGTGTTGCCGGTGCTGCAGTTCCTTGGCAAGCTGGCCATGGCGGATGTTTTCCTGATCGCGCTTTATATCCTGGTCGCAAAAGGCGCCGGCTGGGTCACAATAGAAACCGCCTGGGGCCTCTGGCTTTTCACCCTTTGCGTGCTTACCTCGATCCTGATCGCCTGGGATGCCGGGCGCATTCCCGGCACGGAGAGACCTGCAAATGACTGA
- a CDS encoding DNA repair protein: MFSDDRAALRRVLAAGQVCAHAAIFGACLILIGASLFAALGWSAWPEVALSLGGAPVANAGMWLQIGLTALLAMLVFWLPANSRMARLEAGHRSFAMGVSDVARAYRMSHEADRSGLFGLSAEFDSIRARMEELRRHPDFAGLEPELLQLAAQMSHETRALAQTYSDAKVARAKGFLEQRQQEIDALNERLRLARGICDEMRRWLAAIEAEEHQARTQLKRLEADLREILPGLGYAVDIEERGEPEGNVVTLPKPGPFRPDPRS; encoded by the coding sequence TGCCTGATCCTGATTGGGGCCAGCCTTTTCGCAGCCCTCGGCTGGAGCGCCTGGCCGGAAGTCGCATTGTCGCTGGGTGGCGCGCCGGTTGCCAATGCAGGCATGTGGCTGCAGATCGGCCTGACCGCGCTGCTGGCGATGCTGGTCTTCTGGTTGCCCGCAAACAGCCGCATGGCGCGGCTCGAGGCCGGGCATCGCAGCTTTGCGATGGGCGTCTCGGATGTCGCCCGCGCCTATCGGATGTCGCATGAGGCGGACCGCAGCGGGCTCTTCGGTCTGTCTGCGGAATTCGATTCGATCCGCGCGCGGATGGAAGAACTGCGCCGACACCCCGATTTCGCCGGGCTGGAGCCGGAGCTGCTGCAGCTCGCGGCACAGATGAGCCATGAGACCCGTGCCCTGGCCCAGACCTATTCCGACGCAAAAGTGGCGCGGGCAAAAGGCTTCCTGGAACAGCGCCAGCAGGAAATCGATGCGCTGAACGAGCGGCTGCGGCTCGCGCGCGGCATCTGCGACGAAATGCGCCGCTGGCTTGCCGCTATTGAGGCCGAGGAACACCAGGCCAGGACCCAGCTGAAACGGCTCGAGGCCGATCTGCGCGAGATCCTGCCCGGGCTCGGCTATGCCGTCGATATCGAAGAACGTGGCGAGCCCGAAGGCAACGTCGTGACCCTGCCGAAACCCGGCCCCTTCCGGCCAGATCCCCGCAGCTGA